The proteins below come from a single Xenopus tropicalis strain Nigerian chromosome 9, UCB_Xtro_10.0, whole genome shotgun sequence genomic window:
- the sp5 gene encoding transcription factor Sp5, producing the protein MAAVAVLRNDSLQAFLQDRTPSASPDVGKHSPLALLAATCSRIGQPGTGPADFIQFPYDPTIGSPSRIFHPWTNEISAHSSGGIQPHNGIGLSTSKTQLASHIQSSFVTHELPLTPPADPSYPYDYSPMKMLPPPMAAFQTGCQSPYVPAVPYAPPAPITSALHGFVPSHSNLIHQQPRQLSPNPAEDMPWWSIQQATPVAHASTIPHPHHRFPIQRSLVLGHSDFAQYQTQIAALLQTKSPLATARRCRRCRCPNCQTSSGPDEAGKKKQHICHIPGCGKVYGKTSHLKAHLRWHSGERPFICNWLFCGKSFTRSDELQRHLRTHTGEKRFVCPECGKRFMRSDHLAKHVKTHQNKKIKSVERTVKQEHNRDH; encoded by the exons ATGGCTGCTGTGGCTGTCCTAAGGAATGATTCTCTCCAGGCTTTCCTACAG GACAGGACCCCTAGTGCATCCCCAGACGTTGGTAAGCACTCACCCTTGGCTCTTCTGGCAGCTACTTGTAGTCGTATTGGCCAGCCAGGTACAGGTCCTGCTGATTTTATTCAGTTTCCCTATGACCCAACAATTGGATCTCCATCTAGGATTTTCCACCCATGGACTAATGAAATATCGGCACATTCTTCTGGTGGAATTCAACCTCACAATGGCATTGGACTTAGCACCTCAAAAACACAACTGGCCTCTCACATCCAGTCTTCCTTTGTCACTCATGAATTACCCTTGACACCACCGGCAGACCCTTCCTATCCTTATGACTATTCTCCAATGAAGATGTTACCTCCCCCCATGGCTGCTTTTCAGACTGGTTGCCAGTCTCCGTATGTGCCTGCTGTTCCTTATGCACCCCCAGCCCCTATTACTTCTGCTCTTCATGGGTTTGTACCGAGCCATTCAAACCTGATACACCAGCAGCCAAGGCAACTCTCTCCTAATCCAGCAGAAGACATGCCCTGGTGGAGTATTCAGCAAGCCACACCAGTCGCCCATGCTTCTACTATTCCTCATCCCCATCACCGGTTTCCCATCCAGAGAAGTTTAGTTTTAGGGCATTCAGATTTTGCACAATATCAGACTCAGATTGCTGCACTACTGCAAACAAAATCTCCTCTAGCCACAGCCAGGAGATGCAGAAGATGCAGGTGTCCCAACTGCCAAACTTCCAGTGGTCCTGATGAGGCAGGCAAAAAAAAGCAGCACATCTGCCACATCCCAGGCTGTGGAAAAGTTTATGGCAAAACTTCCCATTTAAAGGCACATTTGAGGTGGCACTCTGGGGAAAGACCTTTTATTTGCAACTGGCTGTTCTGTGGCAAAAGCTTCACCAGATCAGATGAATTACAGAGGCACTTGAGGACACATACGGGTGAGAAGAGGTTTGTCTGCCCGGAATGTGGCAAAAGGTTCATGAGAAGCGACCACCTGGCAAAACACGTAAAAACCCATCAAAACAAGAAGATAAAAAGTGTAGAAAGGACAGTGAAGCAGGAACATAACAGGGACCATTAG
- the sp5 gene encoding transcription factor Sp5 isoform X1, translating to MILSRLSYRTPSASPDVGKHSPLALLAATCSRIGQPGTGPADFIQFPYDPTIGSPSRIFHPWTNEISAHSSGGIQPHNGIGLSTSKTQLASHIQSSFVTHELPLTPPADPSYPYDYSPMKMLPPPMAAFQTGCQSPYVPAVPYAPPAPITSALHGFVPSHSNLIHQQPRQLSPNPAEDMPWWSIQQATPVAHASTIPHPHHRFPIQRSLVLGHSDFAQYQTQIAALLQTKSPLATARRCRRCRCPNCQTSSGPDEAGKKKQHICHIPGCGKVYGKTSHLKAHLRWHSGERPFICNWLFCGKSFTRSDELQRHLRTHTGEKRFVCPECGKRFMRSDHLAKHVKTHQNKKIKSVERTVKQEHNRDH from the exons ATGATTCTCTCCAGGCTTTCCTACAG GACCCCTAGTGCATCCCCAGACGTTGGTAAGCACTCACCCTTGGCTCTTCTGGCAGCTACTTGTAGTCGTATTGGCCAGCCAGGTACAGGTCCTGCTGATTTTATTCAGTTTCCCTATGACCCAACAATTGGATCTCCATCTAGGATTTTCCACCCATGGACTAATGAAATATCGGCACATTCTTCTGGTGGAATTCAACCTCACAATGGCATTGGACTTAGCACCTCAAAAACACAACTGGCCTCTCACATCCAGTCTTCCTTTGTCACTCATGAATTACCCTTGACACCACCGGCAGACCCTTCCTATCCTTATGACTATTCTCCAATGAAGATGTTACCTCCCCCCATGGCTGCTTTTCAGACTGGTTGCCAGTCTCCGTATGTGCCTGCTGTTCCTTATGCACCCCCAGCCCCTATTACTTCTGCTCTTCATGGGTTTGTACCGAGCCATTCAAACCTGATACACCAGCAGCCAAGGCAACTCTCTCCTAATCCAGCAGAAGACATGCCCTGGTGGAGTATTCAGCAAGCCACACCAGTCGCCCATGCTTCTACTATTCCTCATCCCCATCACCGGTTTCCCATCCAGAGAAGTTTAGTTTTAGGGCATTCAGATTTTGCACAATATCAGACTCAGATTGCTGCACTACTGCAAACAAAATCTCCTCTAGCCACAGCCAGGAGATGCAGAAGATGCAGGTGTCCCAACTGCCAAACTTCCAGTGGTCCTGATGAGGCAGGCAAAAAAAAGCAGCACATCTGCCACATCCCAGGCTGTGGAAAAGTTTATGGCAAAACTTCCCATTTAAAGGCACATTTGAGGTGGCACTCTGGGGAAAGACCTTTTATTTGCAACTGGCTGTTCTGTGGCAAAAGCTTCACCAGATCAGATGAATTACAGAGGCACTTGAGGACACATACGGGTGAGAAGAGGTTTGTCTGCCCGGAATGTGGCAAAAGGTTCATGAGAAGCGACCACCTGGCAAAACACGTAAAAACCCATCAAAACAAGAAGATAAAAAGTGTAGAAAGGACAGTGAAGCAGGAACATAACAGGGACCATTAG